GCCCACGTGGTAGAACTCTTTCAGGTCGCCGGTGTTGCGGCCTTTGGCGTGCTCCTTGCCCTTGCCCACATAGCCGCGCTGGCCTGCCAGTCCCGGCACCTCGTACTGTTGCTTCACCTCGTCGGGCAACGCAAAAAATGCCCTGGTGGCGGCATACAGTTTTTGGGTCAGTTCATCACTCAACCCGTGGTTGCGCAGCGCGATGAAGCCGATATTCTGGTACGCATCGCTCAGCTGCCCCACAAACCTTGCCCTTCGCTCCGCGTCACCCGATGTAAAATCAGCCAGGTCCAGCGAAGGAACCTCCTCAAACAAAATCTCGCTCATATAGTAAAAACTGTATACTTTTTTGTAACTTATACGTAGATCGCAATATACGGAAAAATTAAAACCGCTAAATTAGCCCTGTCGCTAACTAAACCCAAAATTGATGAGAAAAACGTACTTGCTTCTGGCCTCGGCCCTGATGGTTGGATTCACCGCCTGTGACACTGCCCGGCAGACGCAGGATGTAGAAACACAGACTCCTGTGGCTCCGATTAACGAGGGTCCGATACCGGCTGGCGCTGTAATGAACAAAAACGGACTGAGTGTTTTTGCCTTCAACAACTCGCAGAATTACCCGGAGTCGCAATTGCGCCTGAACGTGCCTGCCGCAGGAAGCGTGGTGGAGCCTGGGCCTGTGCAGTTCGACTATACCCTGTCTAACTACCAACTAACGCGCATGACGCCGCACTCCAATGCCGAGCACCTGGCCAACTCGCAGCAGGGGCAGCACATCCACAACATCGTGGACAATGAGCCGTACACCGCGCACTACGAGACAGAGTTTACGAAAGAGATGAAAGAGGGAGAGCACGTAATTCTGTCGTTCCTGTCCCGCTCCTACCACGAGAGCCTGAAGCACGAGGGCGCGTACGACCTGCGCAAGGTTACGGTAGGCCGCCCCACCGAAAGCCTGGAATTCGACCTGTCGACCCCGCACATGTTCTACAGCCGACCCAAGGGCGAGTATGTAGGCAAGGATGCGGAGCAGATCATGCTGGACTTTTACCTCGTGAACACAGACCTTTCCGCCACGGGAAATAAAGTGAGGGCCACCATCAACGGCACCGAGTTTATGCTGGACAGATGGTTGCCCTATAGCATACAAGGTCTACCGATGGGCGAGAACACCATACAACTGGAACTGGTGGATAGCAGCGGCAACGTGCTGCCGGGCCCATACAACAGCGTGACGCGCACCTTCACACTGAAGCCCGCGGCTTAAGTTGTTCATTTTTATATATAGCAGAACGCCCACGTTAGACAGAATTCTGGCGTGGGCGCTCTGCTATATATGGCTTTGAGTGTTGCAGCTATATATAGCTCGCAGGAGAAGGCATATGTGCCTGCTGGGGTTTGGTGGCAGGGGATAATTTTAAAGTGATGGAGGGGAATTTAGAACTTGCTATATAGGGCCTTAAATAAAAGCACGATATTACTGTCTATTATATGGGAGAGCTTCATTGCGTTTTTTGTCCCTGCATTTCAAAAAGCTATTTCGGAATCAGATTATACTTTATTTAAACATATGAAACACCTGAAGATCACGCTGCTCCTGGTCATGCTTCTGGGCGTGAGCCCCTTCCTGCTTCTCAGCGCCGGTGCCTCCAAGGCTCAGAAACTGCGGCATGCGGTGGCTTTTAAGTTTAAACCCGAAGTTACCCCCGAGCAGATGAAGAAAGCTACGGAAGACTTCCATGCCTTGAAGGGAAAAGTGCCCCAGATACTAGAATTTGAGGGAGGACCGGATGTGGCCTTCCAGAAGAAGCGTGGAGGGTTTACCCACTGCTTTATTGTTACAGTGAGGGATGAGGAGGCGTTGGCAGCCTATGGGGCCCACCCAGACCACCAAGCCTTCAGCAAGTCTGTGGATCCGCTGCTGGCAGAAGTCATGGTGGTGGACTATTGGGCAGAGTAAGCAAAAGATTAACAGCAGGGGATGCCGCTGCCTCTGTTTGGGTGCAGCAGCATCCCCTGCTGTTGTCTACTCCCGCGGCTTGTTCGCGCCTCCCTGCCCCGGACTGGCGATGGAGTTGCGCATATCGGTGTCGGACTGGATGTTCTGCATGCGGTAGTAGTCCATAATGCCCAGGTGTCCACTGCGGAAAGCGGCGGCGATGGCCTGCGGCACTTCCACCTCCGCCTGAATTACGTTGGCACGCGCTTCCTGCGCCTTTGCCTTCATTTCCTGCTCCACGGCCACCGCCATAGCGCGGCGCTCTTCGGCTTTGGCCTCGGCCACGCGCAGGTCAGCCCCGGCCTGGTCTATCTGCAGTTTCGCCCCGATGTTCTCGCCCACATCGACGTCCGCGATGTCGATGGAGAGGATTTCGTAGGCGGTGCCCGCATCCAGGCCTTTCTGCAGCACCAGTTTTGAGATCATGTCGGGGTTTTCCAGCACGCTTTTGTGCGAGATAGAGGAGCCAATGGAAGTGACGATGCCTTCCCCCACCCGGGCCAGGATGGTCTCCTCGCCAGCGCCGCCTACCAGTTGGTTTATGTTGGCGCGCACCGTCACACGGGCCTTCGCAATCAGTTGGATGCCGTCCTGCGCCACGGCGGCCACATTGGGCGTGTTAATCACCTTCGGGTTCACGGAGGTAGTGACGGCCTCGAACACATTGCGGCCTGCCAGGTCTATGGCGGTGGCCTGCTTGAAAGACAGCGGGATGTTTGCCTTGTCCGCAGAAATCAGCGCTTTGATGACAGTTGGCACATTGCCGCCCGCCAGGTAGTGCGTCTCCAACTCGGTTGTCGTCAGGTCGATGCCAGCTTTGGTGGCGTTAATCATGGAGTTGACAATAAGGCTCGGCGGCACTTTCCGGATGCGCATGAACACCAGTTCCGCCAGGCCAACCTTCACGCCGGAGAAAAGCGCGGTGATCCAGAGGCTGATCGGCACGAAGTACAGGAAGATGACCAGGGCTACTATGACGCCTGCAATAATCAGCAATACGGACAGGTTTTCCATCTGTGTTTAGTTAGGAGATAGGTTCTACTATAATTTTATTCTGCTCCAGGCGGATGATGCGGACAGCGGCATTGGGCGCAACGAACTCACCACGGGTCTGTACCTCGTGCGGACGGTCGGCAAACAGCGCAGTGCCCTGCGGGCGCAGCGCCGACACGGTTCTCCCCTCTTCGCCTACCTGCAGCATATGGGGAGAGTCCTCATTCACATAGCTGCGGTTCCGGTCTTTCAGGGCAAACTTCGACCAACTATCGGAGCGGAAGCTGTAGACAAAGGCTGTTATACCTGCCAGTACCGAGATGGCCAGGATGATGTGCCCGATGGTGGTGCCGAGGGCAGCATAGCCGATCCAGATGCCGATGGCGGCGAGGATGAAACCAAGTATGCCCACCACGGTAGTGCCCGGCACGAAAACAAGCTCCACCACCACCAGCAGCAGGCCAATACCGATGAGCAATAAAACCGTGATC
This window of the Pontibacter russatus genome carries:
- a CDS encoding Dabb family protein; translation: MKHLKITLLLVMLLGVSPFLLLSAGASKAQKLRHAVAFKFKPEVTPEQMKKATEDFHALKGKVPQILEFEGGPDVAFQKKRGGFTHCFIVTVRDEEALAAYGAHPDHQAFSKSVDPLLAEVMVVDYWAE
- the floA gene encoding flotillin-like protein FloA (flotillin-like protein involved in membrane lipid rafts): MENLSVLLIIAGVIVALVIFLYFVPISLWITALFSGVKVGLAELVFMRIRKVPPSLIVNSMINATKAGIDLTTTELETHYLAGGNVPTVIKALISADKANIPLSFKQATAIDLAGRNVFEAVTTSVNPKVINTPNVAAVAQDGIQLIAKARVTVRANINQLVGGAGEETILARVGEGIVTSIGSSISHKSVLENPDMISKLVLQKGLDAGTAYEILSIDIADVDVGENIGAKLQIDQAGADLRVAEAKAEERRAMAVAVEQEMKAKAQEARANVIQAEVEVPQAIAAAFRSGHLGIMDYYRMQNIQSDTDMRNSIASPGQGGANKPRE
- a CDS encoding NfeD family protein, translated to MLLDWITVLLLIGIGLLLVVVELVFVPGTTVVGILGFILAAIGIWIGYAALGTTIGHIILAISVLAGITAFVYSFRSDSWSKFALKDRNRSYVNEDSPHMLQVGEEGRTVSALRPQGTALFADRPHEVQTRGEFVAPNAAVRIIRLEQNKIIVEPIS